Proteins from one Bifidobacterium sp. ESL0732 genomic window:
- a CDS encoding amino acid ABC transporter ATP-binding protein — MNDMTTNEMKTQTQATAGQQESGSAVKAAAGSATVPAVKATQVHKAFGGLHVLKGIDMTVMPGTVTVILGPSGSGKSTFLRLINQLETLTGGSIEVDGELIGYKHVNHGGKDELQTLNDKEIAKQREKLGMVFQRFNLFPHRTVIENVMEAPVHVAKVPKAKAKQEAMAELERVGLADRADYYPMQLSGGQQQRVAIARALAMHPDIMLFDEPTSALDPELVGEVLGVMRSLADAGMTMIVVTHEIGFAREVADQVVFMDGGVVVEHGGPDIIDHPQEPRFKDFLSHVL, encoded by the coding sequence ATGAACGATATGACGACGAACGAAATGAAAACGCAGACACAGGCCACGGCGGGTCAACAGGAATCCGGCAGTGCCGTGAAAGCCGCGGCAGGCAGCGCTACGGTACCCGCGGTCAAGGCGACGCAGGTGCACAAGGCCTTTGGCGGCCTGCACGTGCTCAAAGGCATCGACATGACGGTGATGCCCGGTACGGTGACTGTGATTCTCGGACCTTCCGGTTCCGGAAAATCCACGTTCCTGAGGCTCATCAACCAGCTTGAGACCCTGACCGGCGGCAGCATCGAAGTTGACGGAGAACTCATCGGTTACAAGCACGTCAACCACGGCGGCAAAGACGAACTGCAGACCCTGAACGACAAGGAGATCGCCAAGCAGCGTGAGAAACTGGGGATGGTCTTCCAACGTTTCAACCTCTTCCCGCATCGTACAGTGATCGAGAACGTGATGGAGGCGCCCGTACACGTCGCCAAGGTGCCCAAAGCCAAGGCGAAGCAGGAGGCCATGGCCGAGCTCGAACGCGTCGGCTTGGCCGATCGCGCCGATTATTACCCGATGCAGCTCTCAGGCGGACAGCAGCAGCGTGTGGCCATCGCCCGCGCTCTGGCGATGCACCCTGACATCATGCTTTTCGACGAGCCGACCTCGGCGCTTGACCCGGAGCTCGTGGGGGAGGTGCTCGGTGTGATGCGCTCGCTGGCCGACGCCGGCATGACCATGATCGTGGTGACCCATGAGATCGGATTCGCCCGTGAAGTGGCCGACCAGGTCGTCTTCATGGATGGCGGCGTGGTCGTCGAACACGGCGGCCCCGACATCATTGACCATCCCCAGGAGCCCCGCTTCAAGGATTTCCTGAGCCACGTACTGTAA
- the glmS gene encoding glutamine--fructose-6-phosphate transaminase (isomerizing) has protein sequence MCGIVGFAGNKTACGKPLEVCMQGLKRLEYRGYDSAGVALAAPGMNTVAVRKKSGRLSNLADDLKRSPMPDATVGIGHTRWATNGEPSDVNAHPHLSQDGKIAIIHNGIIENAEKLRMDLQTEGYTFLSATDTEVAAKLLGKIANTIIEETGRPDLFEALRRMARMLSGAFTILAVDVRQPDIVVGARHDSPLVVGLGEGENFLGSDVAAFVAYTKEAMELDQDQAVCISGDTVTVTDFDGNPVTDSKRFTVDWDASASEKGGWDSFMDKEIHEEPAAVRNTLIGRFNENGEIKLDELHIDPEAFKQIDKIIVVACGTASYAGMVAKYAIEHWVRIPVEVELAHEFRYRDPILTPRTLVVAISQSGETMDTLMALRHAREQGSKVLAICNTQGSTIPRESDAVLYTHAGPEIAVASTKAFVAQIIAAYLLGLYFAQVKNTLYHDEIHQILDQLKAMPEKIQWVLDNDAKAVNDAAKKLLNAKSFLFLGRHVGYPVALEGALKLKEIAYTFTEGFAAGELKHGPIALVEEGEPVVVIVPSSRGRNVLHNKVISAIEEVKARGAFTIAVAELGDPDAEKYADIVFWRPECPTLLSPLVDVVPLQLFALDVATLKGYDVDKPRNLAKSVTVE, from the coding sequence ATGTGTGGAATCGTTGGATTTGCTGGAAACAAAACAGCTTGCGGAAAACCGCTGGAAGTGTGCATGCAGGGGCTCAAGCGCCTCGAATACCGTGGATATGACTCCGCGGGCGTCGCGTTGGCGGCCCCGGGGATGAATACCGTCGCCGTACGCAAGAAATCCGGTCGTCTGAGCAATCTGGCCGACGACCTCAAGCGCAGCCCCATGCCAGACGCGACTGTAGGCATAGGCCATACCCGTTGGGCCACCAACGGCGAGCCGAGCGATGTCAATGCCCACCCGCACTTGAGCCAGGACGGCAAGATCGCCATCATCCACAATGGCATCATCGAAAACGCCGAAAAACTGAGAATGGACCTGCAGACCGAAGGCTACACCTTCCTTTCCGCTACCGACACCGAGGTGGCTGCGAAACTGCTGGGCAAAATCGCCAACACCATCATCGAGGAGACCGGCAGGCCTGACCTGTTCGAGGCGTTGCGACGCATGGCCCGCATGCTTTCCGGAGCGTTCACCATTCTGGCCGTGGACGTCCGCCAGCCCGATATCGTCGTCGGTGCCCGTCACGATTCCCCGTTGGTCGTGGGCCTCGGTGAGGGCGAGAACTTCCTGGGCTCTGATGTGGCCGCATTCGTCGCCTATACCAAAGAGGCCATGGAACTTGACCAGGATCAGGCGGTCTGCATTTCCGGCGACACGGTTACCGTCACCGATTTCGATGGCAATCCGGTCACCGATTCCAAGCGTTTCACGGTCGATTGGGATGCCAGCGCGTCCGAAAAGGGCGGCTGGGATTCCTTCATGGACAAGGAGATCCACGAGGAACCCGCAGCGGTGCGTAATACATTGATTGGCCGTTTCAATGAAAACGGCGAAATCAAACTTGACGAACTGCATATCGACCCGGAAGCCTTCAAGCAGATCGACAAGATCATCGTCGTGGCCTGCGGCACCGCCAGCTACGCCGGCATGGTGGCCAAATACGCCATCGAGCATTGGGTGCGCATCCCCGTCGAGGTCGAGCTGGCGCACGAATTCCGCTATCGCGACCCGATTCTCACCCCGCGCACGCTGGTGGTCGCCATCTCGCAGTCCGGCGAGACCATGGACACGCTGATGGCTCTGCGCCACGCCCGCGAGCAGGGTTCGAAGGTCTTGGCCATCTGCAACACGCAAGGTTCCACGATTCCGCGCGAATCCGACGCTGTGCTCTACACGCATGCTGGTCCGGAAATCGCCGTTGCCTCCACCAAGGCGTTTGTGGCTCAGATCATTGCCGCTTATCTGCTTGGCCTGTATTTTGCGCAAGTTAAGAACACGCTCTATCACGATGAGATTCACCAGATTCTGGACCAGCTCAAGGCCATGCCCGAAAAGATCCAGTGGGTGCTCGATAACGATGCCAAAGCCGTCAACGATGCTGCTAAGAAGCTTTTGAACGCGAAATCGTTCCTCTTCCTCGGCCGTCACGTCGGCTACCCGGTGGCGTTGGAAGGTGCTCTTAAACTTAAGGAAATCGCCTATACCTTCACTGAAGGCTTCGCTGCCGGCGAGCTCAAACATGGGCCCATTGCACTGGTTGAAGAGGGCGAGCCCGTTGTGGTCATCGTACCGTCCTCACGTGGCCGCAATGTGCTGCATAACAAGGTCATTTCTGCCATTGAAGAGGTCAAGGCGCGTGGTGCGTTCACCATCGCGGTGGCTGAGCTTGGCGATCCGGACGCTGAGAAATACGCGGATATCGTCTTCTGGCGTCCCGAATGCCCAACGCTTTTGAGCCCATTGGTCGACGTGGTACCGCTTCAGCTTTTCGCGCTGGATGTGGCCACGCTCAAGGGTTACGACGTCGACAAGCCCCGCAATCTCGCCAAGTCCGTGACGGTTGAGTAG
- a CDS encoding pseudouridine synthase → MQPKHRYVLDEPEVPFDLTILYEDNNIIVVDKPHFLATTPRGMWYRQTALVRLRERFREPQITPAHRLDRQTAGVVLFVRNPKLRRDYQMLFQEHRVEKTYECIAQTLPIIRPKTGTIERLDPPSVFPLRRRSHIVKDRGRLQAYEIPGMINAETVIELGDTNAEIAARGYRRYILHPKTGKTHQLRVHMNSLGLPIKGDDLYPIIIEPDYADFSNPLQLVARSLSFIDPVSHRSMSFTSNFRF, encoded by the coding sequence TTGCAACCCAAGCATCGTTACGTGCTCGACGAGCCGGAAGTGCCCTTCGATTTGACGATTCTTTACGAAGACAACAACATCATCGTGGTGGACAAGCCGCATTTCCTGGCGACTACACCTCGCGGGATGTGGTATCGGCAGACGGCGCTCGTTCGGTTGCGTGAGCGGTTCCGGGAACCACAAATCACGCCGGCCCATCGGCTCGACCGCCAGACTGCCGGGGTGGTTCTGTTCGTTCGCAACCCAAAATTGCGACGGGACTATCAGATGCTGTTTCAGGAGCATCGTGTCGAGAAGACCTACGAATGTATTGCACAGACGTTGCCGATAATCAGGCCGAAGACCGGCACTATCGAGCGGCTTGACCCGCCGTCCGTCTTCCCGTTGAGGAGGCGTTCGCATATCGTCAAGGACCGGGGACGTTTGCAGGCTTATGAAATACCCGGCATGATCAACGCCGAAACCGTCATTGAGCTGGGCGACACGAATGCTGAGATTGCAGCTCGCGGCTACCGCCGTTATATCCTGCATCCGAAGACCGGCAAAACCCACCAGCTGCGTGTCCATATGAATTCACTCGGTCTGCCAATCAAAGGTGACGATTTGTATCCCATAATCATCGAACCTGACTATGCCGATTTCTCCAACCCGCTCCAACTGGTGGCCCGTTCCCTGAGTTTCATCGACCCGGTCAGCCATCGTTCCATGTCGTTTACTTCGAACTTTCGATTTTAG
- a CDS encoding MFS transporter yields MAKKSILNKKTAGILIGILFLAIISRFDSIISPSVAEIQRSFPHDDPSKVESVVSIGASAAMVSAIIFGKLMEKLSFKTVGITGCLFVAVGGLTPIFLHGSVNQLLICAIVAGFGTGIITTILPSLSSHFFHGEQLSGLMGKIVAMQDGSSMIIMYLGGLLAMSGWVHNYWLYGIALIALIFVVIFVPSDSVSDDVEDDVEETHLKEGAKQSIPAIVVCEIMGFLSIFLVAVMYNKLSIYVSTYHLGASDAAGMALMFNTGSSVVIGLLINRIQKLLKNFTIPFAFSLMGIGAILFIFTRFFPLVCLAAFLIGSGSAIIMTRMPFMLSNVADKKHYPFVMGLFSAITSLGFTISTWFFKLISEAFGLDPLIGTFWCMLAISVVMVIVLIVFQFQKRIESHYIYE; encoded by the coding sequence ATGGCAAAGAAGTCAATTCTGAATAAAAAAACAGCAGGTATTTTGATTGGCATATTGTTCCTTGCCATCATTTCCAGGTTCGATTCGATCATTTCTCCATCTGTAGCAGAAATCCAAAGAAGTTTTCCCCACGACGACCCATCGAAAGTCGAATCGGTTGTTTCCATCGGCGCTTCCGCGGCCATGGTTTCTGCCATCATTTTCGGCAAACTGATGGAAAAACTTTCCTTCAAGACCGTAGGAATAACGGGCTGCCTGTTCGTTGCCGTCGGTGGCCTTACTCCGATATTCCTGCATGGCAGCGTCAATCAACTACTGATCTGCGCTATCGTCGCCGGTTTTGGAACGGGCATCATCACGACAATATTGCCCAGCTTGTCTTCCCACTTCTTCCACGGAGAACAGCTTTCCGGACTGATGGGCAAAATCGTCGCAATGCAGGATGGCTCTTCGATGATCATCATGTATCTCGGAGGCTTGCTGGCGATGTCGGGATGGGTGCACAACTACTGGCTCTATGGCATAGCGCTCATCGCCCTTATTTTCGTTGTCATCTTCGTCCCAAGCGATTCAGTCAGTGATGATGTGGAGGATGATGTAGAAGAAACACATCTCAAAGAAGGGGCCAAACAGAGCATCCCGGCAATCGTCGTTTGCGAGATCATGGGCTTCCTGAGCATCTTCCTGGTAGCGGTAATGTATAACAAACTTTCAATCTACGTCAGCACCTATCACCTTGGTGCCTCAGATGCGGCGGGTATGGCTCTCATGTTCAACACGGGCTCGTCTGTGGTTATTGGTCTGCTAATCAATCGAATCCAGAAGCTGCTCAAGAACTTCACCATCCCATTCGCATTCAGCTTGATGGGCATTGGCGCAATCCTCTTCATCTTCACCCGTTTCTTCCCATTGGTCTGCCTCGCGGCGTTCCTCATCGGTTCGGGAAGCGCCATCATCATGACCAGGATGCCCTTCATGCTTTCCAACGTCGCCGACAAGAAGCACTATCCGTTCGTGATGGGCCTGTTCTCCGCAATCACCAGCCTTGGCTTCACCATTTCCACTTGGTTCTTCAAGCTGATTTCCGAGGCCTTCGGACTCGACCCACTGATCGGAACCTTCTGGTGCATGCTTGCTATTTCCGTGGTCATGGTCATTGTACTTATTGTTTTCCAGTTCCAGAAGAGAATCGAATCTCACTATATCTATGAGTGA
- a CDS encoding RidA family protein, producing the protein MTSQTTPYSPWRKAGDTYYISGQLPLDPATGEYPASIEDQTSNALNNLEATLADFGCTRSDIIKTTVFLRDFADFARFNKVYSEFFATPYPARSAFQVAGLAQGANIEIEAIAQKES; encoded by the coding sequence ATGACATCGCAAACAACTCCGTATTCACCATGGCGCAAGGCAGGCGACACGTACTATATTTCGGGACAGCTTCCACTGGATCCAGCAACCGGAGAATATCCGGCGAGTATCGAGGATCAGACCTCCAACGCGCTGAACAATTTGGAAGCGACTCTTGCCGATTTCGGTTGCACGCGGTCAGACATTATCAAAACAACGGTATTCCTCAGAGATTTCGCCGATTTCGCTCGATTCAACAAGGTTTATTCCGAATTCTTCGCCACTCCTTATCCAGCCCGTAGTGCTTTCCAAGTGGCAGGGTTGGCCCAAGGCGCGAACATAGAAATAGAAGCCATTGCACAAAAGGAGTCATAA
- a CDS encoding PatB family C-S lyase: MNSLDTVIDRKNTYSIKWDGIGLDYKNLDLTPMSIADMDFKVPQEVIDAVVAQAKVGIYGYAMPAESYTSVITDWLKERNDWQLQEENVGFVIRVVDAISMAIRSMSEEGDAIIVFTPLYGFFESAIVGARRKLVANRINYTERGYEVDFDEFERQIEAEHVRMFVLCNPHNPTGRVWTREELTRMVEICKAHDVTIISDDIHSDLIMPGYHYTPIAKIAKEMDFDKVITMKSASKTFNVAGLQLGYYISENPDIMKHMQDEKDYTTYPDLPNNFVIAAISAAYKHGVPWLENVLQYIEGNYQMEKKLIEEKFPKAHLAQLEGTYLTWLDVSYLGIDEKTLMDRLDKCGIGAETTSSFGIKEGLFIRMNIACPKATMQKGLDALEKALSM; this comes from the coding sequence ATGAACTCTCTCGATACGGTAATCGATCGAAAGAATACCTATAGCATCAAATGGGATGGTATAGGTCTCGACTACAAGAATCTTGACCTTACTCCTATGTCCATCGCGGACATGGATTTCAAGGTTCCTCAGGAAGTCATCGATGCTGTTGTAGCTCAGGCAAAAGTCGGTATTTATGGATATGCGATGCCTGCTGAAAGCTATACCAGTGTGATCACGGACTGGCTTAAGGAACGCAATGATTGGCAATTGCAGGAAGAGAATGTTGGGTTTGTCATTCGTGTGGTTGATGCGATCTCCATGGCCATTCGTTCGATGTCTGAGGAGGGCGACGCGATCATCGTTTTCACCCCGCTTTACGGTTTCTTCGAATCGGCGATCGTTGGTGCGCGTCGCAAGTTGGTTGCCAATCGTATCAATTACACTGAGCGTGGCTATGAAGTCGATTTTGACGAGTTTGAGCGGCAGATCGAGGCCGAACATGTTCGTATGTTCGTTCTGTGCAATCCTCACAACCCGACGGGAAGGGTGTGGACGCGAGAGGAATTGACGCGTATGGTCGAAATCTGTAAAGCCCACGATGTCACTATCATCTCTGACGATATTCATAGCGATTTGATTATGCCCGGGTATCATTACACCCCGATTGCGAAGATTGCCAAGGAAATGGACTTTGACAAGGTCATCACCATGAAATCCGCCTCAAAGACCTTCAACGTAGCGGGGTTGCAGCTCGGCTATTATATTTCCGAGAATCCTGACATCATGAAGCATATGCAGGATGAGAAGGATTACACGACCTATCCTGATCTTCCCAATAACTTTGTGATTGCCGCGATATCCGCCGCCTATAAGCATGGTGTTCCGTGGCTTGAGAATGTCCTGCAGTATATCGAGGGCAATTATCAGATGGAGAAGAAGCTCATCGAAGAGAAGTTCCCGAAGGCGCATCTTGCGCAATTGGAAGGCACCTATCTGACATGGCTGGATGTCAGCTATCTGGGAATCGACGAGAAGACTTTGATGGATAGGCTTGACAAGTGCGGCATCGGCGCTGAAACCACGTCAAGTTTCGGCATCAAAGAGGGACTGTTTATTCGCATGAACATCGCCTGTCCGAAAGCCACCATGCAAAAGGGGCTTGACGCGTTGGAAAAGGCGTTGTCGATGTAA
- a CDS encoding PAS domain-containing protein, with translation MALSFEHLEDTFPLANFIADALGEIAEVLVHDVNDPKKSIIFIRNGNLSGRKVGDGVTDQALKLIQTGESNVRDYVSGYKGAAHNQEFRSSTLFIKNSKGELIGLLCINVDITGFKDTLSLLSKLVPDSNLHDMLPTIGHGENLQGDWSETIRRITRDTVAQYGVSPTRMTSSERINIVRDLKNNGVFLMKSAVNVVAPELGCSVSTLYRYLQNVN, from the coding sequence ATGGCATTATCATTTGAACATTTGGAAGACACCTTCCCGCTAGCGAATTTTATCGCAGATGCCCTTGGCGAAATAGCCGAAGTTCTGGTACATGATGTTAATGATCCCAAAAAATCAATCATCTTCATCAGGAACGGTAATCTGTCCGGCAGAAAAGTTGGTGACGGAGTTACCGATCAGGCATTGAAACTGATCCAAACCGGCGAATCCAACGTCAGAGACTACGTGTCAGGCTATAAAGGAGCAGCACACAACCAAGAGTTCAGGTCATCGACGTTATTCATAAAAAACAGCAAAGGTGAACTCATAGGCCTGCTCTGCATCAACGTGGACATCACAGGATTTAAAGACACTCTCTCCCTGCTTTCCAAATTGGTCCCCGATTCAAATCTGCATGATATGCTCCCCACTATTGGACATGGCGAAAACCTGCAAGGTGACTGGAGCGAAACCATCCGCAGAATAACCAGAGATACCGTGGCTCAATATGGTGTTTCCCCTACCCGCATGACTTCCAGCGAACGAATCAATATTGTTCGTGATCTCAAGAACAACGGCGTTTTCCTCATGAAAAGCGCGGTCAACGTGGTGGCGCCGGAATTGGGATGTTCCGTCTCGACGTTGTATCGGTATCTGCAAAACGTCAACTAG
- a CDS encoding sugar ABC transporter substrate-binding protein, with protein MVGCGQQDNRTAITVWSWEPSMEAEARDFEKANPDIRVDIKSTSGYDNLNSAIQDGYNMPDVVQLEYFALPQYAVSGQLRDITDQTQGYGDNYTPGTWSSVHINGRVYGVPMDSGPMAFFYNDDVFRQAGVDASQIRTWNDYYEAAKKLKAIGVYIAADAGDASFYNAMIWLNGGRPFHTTGDGKTVTVNLANDKGTQDFTAFWQKMIDEGLINTQLSTWSDKWKSALEVGDVASVFTGAWMPSLLLSDVPGSAGLWRVAQMPTADGTQTNSENGGSALAVLHLTRKPEAAMRFIRYVCLDRSGIAKRVDGGAFPADKATLNSRAFLTKTTVRDSRGIDVPYFGGQQFNRVLSNAAENVSLGYQYLPFEVYARGDFKATVGQSYKWSTTDHQMQKIQERINAGQTNPDGSPLTMPQQNLGPKISLMQGIALWQKDIKEYGTNQGFTLQ; from the coding sequence ATGGTGGGCTGCGGGCAACAGGACAACCGCACCGCCATCACCGTTTGGTCGTGGGAGCCCAGCATGGAGGCCGAGGCCCGGGATTTCGAAAAGGCGAATCCCGACATCCGCGTCGACATCAAATCCACCAGCGGCTACGACAACCTCAATTCCGCCATCCAGGACGGCTACAATATGCCTGACGTGGTGCAGCTTGAGTATTTCGCGCTGCCGCAGTATGCCGTCAGCGGGCAGTTGCGTGACATCACCGACCAGACGCAGGGCTACGGCGACAACTACACACCCGGAACGTGGTCGAGCGTACATATCAACGGACGGGTCTACGGGGTGCCGATGGACTCGGGTCCGATGGCGTTCTTCTACAATGACGACGTTTTCCGCCAGGCTGGTGTCGACGCCTCGCAGATTCGCACATGGAACGACTACTATGAGGCCGCCAAAAAGCTCAAGGCTATAGGAGTCTACATCGCCGCCGATGCCGGCGACGCAAGTTTTTACAATGCGATGATCTGGCTCAACGGCGGACGCCCATTCCACACCACCGGTGACGGCAAGACCGTGACGGTGAATCTTGCCAACGACAAAGGAACCCAGGATTTTACGGCGTTCTGGCAGAAAATGATTGACGAGGGACTGATCAACACCCAGCTGAGCACCTGGTCGGACAAATGGAAGAGTGCACTCGAAGTCGGCGATGTTGCTTCGGTGTTCACCGGGGCATGGATGCCGTCGCTTCTGCTTTCCGACGTGCCAGGCAGTGCGGGGCTTTGGCGTGTCGCCCAGATGCCGACGGCGGATGGAACACAAACCAATTCGGAGAATGGCGGTTCGGCGCTTGCCGTGCTGCACCTGACGCGCAAGCCTGAAGCGGCGATGCGTTTCATCCGTTACGTCTGCCTCGACCGTTCTGGCATCGCCAAGCGTGTGGATGGCGGCGCGTTCCCTGCAGACAAGGCGACCTTGAACAGCCGCGCGTTCCTGACGAAGACCACGGTCCGCGATTCGCGCGGCATCGATGTGCCGTATTTCGGCGGCCAGCAATTCAACAGGGTGCTTTCGAACGCAGCGGAGAACGTGTCGCTCGGCTATCAATACCTTCCCTTCGAAGTCTACGCACGAGGGGATTTCAAGGCGACGGTGGGCCAATCCTACAAATGGTCGACTACGGACCATCAGATGCAAAAGATTCAGGAGAGGATCAATGCCGGGCAGACCAATCCCGACGGTAGCCCATTGACCATGCCTCAGCAGAACCTCGGCCCCAAAATCAGCCTGATGCAGGGGATTGCGCTCTGGCAAAAAGACATTAAGGAATACGGCACGAACCAGGGCTTTACCTTGCAATAA
- a CDS encoding type III pantothenate kinase yields MLLAIDIGNTNIEIGVVDDSSPAFTITDTWRITTKTFRTSDEYGLLLLQFLESGGYTPDDVDDVIVASVVPQIMHSFRSSIVKFLDIDPIIVGPGVKSGLSIRMDDPKSLGADCLADCVGAYGIYGGPVLVADFGTATTFNYVDVNKSITAGLISPGLQTSISSLVSGTAQLPEVEITRPASILAKGTKTAMQAGLYYNFLGGIERTVEQFHREIEEDFKVVATGGLGSVFKDDTEDIDVYDPDLIFKGMAIIYRLNV; encoded by the coding sequence ATGCTACTCGCGATTGACATCGGCAACACGAACATCGAGATCGGCGTGGTGGACGACAGCTCCCCCGCCTTCACCATCACCGACACGTGGCGCATCACCACCAAGACCTTCAGGACCAGCGACGAATACGGCCTGCTGCTGCTCCAGTTCCTTGAGTCCGGCGGATACACCCCGGACGATGTCGATGATGTCATCGTCGCCTCCGTGGTCCCACAGATCATGCATTCCTTCCGTTCCAGCATCGTCAAGTTCCTTGATATCGACCCGATCATCGTCGGCCCCGGCGTCAAATCTGGCCTGTCCATCCGCATGGACGATCCGAAATCGTTGGGCGCGGACTGCCTGGCGGATTGCGTCGGTGCCTATGGCATATACGGCGGGCCCGTTTTGGTGGCAGATTTCGGCACAGCGACCACCTTCAACTATGTTGATGTCAACAAGTCCATCACAGCGGGCCTCATCAGCCCCGGTCTGCAGACCTCCATCAGTTCGCTGGTTTCCGGCACCGCCCAACTGCCCGAAGTCGAAATCACGCGACCGGCCTCGATTCTTGCGAAAGGCACCAAAACGGCCATGCAGGCCGGCCTCTACTACAATTTCCTCGGCGGCATCGAACGGACCGTCGAGCAGTTCCATCGCGAAATAGAAGAGGATTTCAAGGTGGTCGCCACCGGTGGTCTCGGCTCGGTTTTCAAGGACGACACCGAGGACATCGATGTCTACGACCCCGACCTAATCTTCAAGGGCATGGCCATCATCTACCGCCTCAACGTCTGA
- a CDS encoding ABC transporter substrate-binding protein, translating to MPTNSGAHGENDATDNKSTGTDENEMATNTADGPTNAGSTDETLNAHVKGVSGGNASGVNGGKAGKGKKKGWIWAIVAVVVVVALIVAFVVIRGNQKVSDGMARMHKAETVTVGLKLAPTNLDIRNQSGSALDQVLVGNVYEGLVARDSNNKVVPGLAKSWEKNADGTSYTFHLNRGMNFSNGDKLDANDVAWSINELVAKHYHDSESLMNFKSVTATDADTVKLDLTAPYANLLWELACRPGLVFDKNANYDMKTQAVGSGPYVVTKFVPNDSITLKANPNYWGEHKAMTQTIVLRYFGDDNAAVNALKSGDVQVLAPVTENLAEPFEKDNAHYRVAAGDDTDKFVLAMNSKGVKTSDVRVRQAIRYAIDHKQLIASRGGADKALGGPIPSLDPGYEDLTGLYPHDVDKAKALMKEAGYTPDHPLELRLTYANTYGTELGDQLRSQLKPIGIDLKVNVVEFSTWLQDVLKNKDYDLSMVDHNESHDFSQWTQDSYYYNYSNQKVKDYYNQAMAASSDSQRDALLAKAARVVSEDAPADWLFNYRITTAMKAEVQGFPLNLNQTLLPLYGVMYLTPVK from the coding sequence ATGCCTACGAATTCAGGTGCGCACGGCGAAAACGACGCAACCGACAACAAATCAACAGGCACCGACGAAAACGAGATGGCGACGAACACTGCCGACGGCCCTACGAATGCTGGCAGCACTGACGAGACGCTCAATGCGCATGTCAAAGGCGTTTCTGGTGGCAATGCTTCCGGTGTTAACGGCGGCAAGGCCGGAAAAGGCAAGAAAAAGGGCTGGATCTGGGCGATTGTCGCGGTAGTCGTCGTAGTGGCGCTTATCGTCGCTTTCGTGGTGATTCGCGGCAATCAAAAGGTCAGTGACGGCATGGCTAGGATGCATAAAGCTGAAACCGTCACCGTCGGCCTCAAACTTGCCCCCACGAACCTCGACATCCGCAACCAGTCCGGCTCCGCGCTCGATCAGGTGCTTGTGGGCAATGTCTACGAAGGACTCGTCGCACGCGATTCCAACAACAAGGTTGTGCCGGGACTGGCCAAAAGCTGGGAGAAAAACGCCGACGGGACGAGCTATACGTTCCATCTCAACCGTGGAATGAACTTCTCCAACGGAGACAAACTTGACGCCAACGACGTGGCGTGGTCCATCAACGAACTGGTGGCCAAGCACTACCATGATTCCGAATCGCTCATGAATTTCAAGTCGGTGACGGCCACGGACGCCGATACTGTCAAGCTTGACCTGACCGCGCCTTACGCCAACCTCTTGTGGGAGCTCGCCTGCCGGCCAGGACTGGTGTTCGACAAGAACGCCAACTACGACATGAAGACGCAGGCGGTGGGCTCCGGGCCGTATGTCGTCACCAAATTCGTGCCGAACGATTCCATTACGCTGAAAGCCAATCCGAACTATTGGGGCGAGCATAAGGCCATGACCCAGACCATCGTGCTGCGTTATTTCGGCGATGACAATGCAGCCGTCAACGCGCTGAAATCCGGGGATGTCCAAGTGCTGGCACCCGTGACCGAAAATCTTGCCGAGCCCTTTGAAAAAGATAACGCTCACTATCGCGTCGCGGCTGGAGATGACACCGACAAATTCGTGCTCGCCATGAATTCCAAGGGTGTCAAGACCTCGGATGTGCGCGTGCGTCAGGCCATCCGATACGCCATCGATCACAAGCAGCTCATCGCCTCGCGCGGCGGGGCCGACAAGGCGCTGGGTGGGCCGATTCCCTCGCTGGACCCCGGCTATGAAGATCTGACAGGGCTGTATCCGCACGATGTCGACAAAGCCAAGGCGCTGATGAAGGAGGCCGGCTATACCCCAGACCATCCGCTCGAGCTGCGGCTGACCTACGCCAACACCTACGGCACGGAGCTCGGCGACCAGCTGCGCAGCCAGCTGAAGCCCATCGGCATTGACTTGAAGGTCAATGTGGTCGAATTCTCTACGTGGTTGCAGGATGTGCTCAAAAATAAAGATTACGACCTCTCCATGGTCGACCACAACGAAAGCCATGATTTCTCGCAGTGGACGCAGGACAGTTACTACTACAACTACAGCAATCAGAAGGTCAAGGACTACTACAACCAGGCGATGGCTGCTTCCAGCGATTCCCAGCGCGACGCGTTGCTCGCCAAGGCCGCTCGTGTGGTCAGCGAGGACGCGCCTGCCGACTGGCTCTTCAACTACCGCATCACTACGGCGATGAAGGCAGAAGTGCAGGGTTTCCCGCTCAACCTGAACCAGACACTGCTGCCGCTGTATGGCGTGATGTACTTGACGCCGGTTAAGTAG